A genomic stretch from Sphingobacterium sp. ML3W includes:
- a CDS encoding site-specific integrase, with the protein MGRLKITKGKINFLVRKDAGSKDGLCPIQLRYSLGGKPSPLMIGRSLLEYNWDDDTKEAVFVPKPLAKKMAPDMSYNLFMQNMSVMDLNAFLGELERHIKDIETKFSFDEYDFTSQDVISELRKIIRPDEAIKEEKRKKKKEITLVDFIELNKKEKEGVVAEGTIKAYVTVMNGIKEFEASKKRTYYTHEVNYEYFDQFAKFMMNRKKELVNATIKKRLAHTRVFLDRARKQGYKVDDSYKDFEWVENDVEVIALTMEELEKIRDVQLHLEKHIQVRDVFLFMCYTGLRFSDAKSLKKHNIINGYIRLTATKTKELNGVPLSSKAKELIEKYKSKNNDHIFPTPVNQTFNHWIKEVAKIAGLTETVEKVRFIGAKRRVELKPRHDMITAHTARKTFVTLSLELGMKAEEVMPVTGHRSYKSFQRYVKVTEKRAKEALLSAWEK; encoded by the coding sequence ATGGGAAGACTTAAGATAACAAAAGGTAAGATAAATTTTTTAGTAAGGAAGGACGCTGGAAGCAAAGATGGGCTATGTCCGATCCAGTTAAGATACTCTTTAGGCGGGAAGCCGTCCCCACTAATGATTGGGCGTTCACTACTCGAATATAATTGGGATGATGATACGAAAGAAGCTGTTTTCGTACCTAAGCCTTTGGCTAAGAAGATGGCCCCCGATATGTCCTATAATCTGTTTATGCAAAATATGTCAGTAATGGATCTTAACGCATTCTTAGGAGAATTGGAACGACATATTAAGGACATTGAAACGAAATTTAGTTTTGATGAATATGATTTCACCTCTCAGGATGTAATATCAGAACTACGAAAGATTATCAGGCCGGATGAAGCTATAAAAGAGGAGAAGCGAAAAAAGAAAAAGGAGATTACCCTTGTTGATTTCATAGAGCTTAATAAGAAGGAAAAGGAAGGTGTGGTTGCTGAAGGTACCATAAAGGCATATGTCACAGTAATGAATGGGATAAAGGAGTTTGAAGCGAGCAAAAAACGAACATATTACACTCATGAGGTCAACTATGAATATTTCGATCAATTTGCCAAGTTCATGATGAATAGGAAAAAGGAGCTAGTAAATGCAACAATAAAAAAGCGCTTGGCCCATACCCGAGTATTTCTTGATCGAGCCAGGAAGCAAGGTTATAAAGTTGATGACTCCTATAAAGACTTTGAATGGGTTGAGAACGATGTGGAGGTAATCGCACTAACTATGGAAGAACTGGAAAAGATAAGGGATGTGCAGTTACATTTGGAAAAACACATACAGGTACGTGATGTATTTTTATTTATGTGTTACACTGGCCTTAGATTCTCTGACGCGAAATCGCTTAAGAAGCATAACATAATAAATGGATATATAAGACTTACTGCAACAAAGACGAAAGAACTTAATGGTGTTCCACTGAGTTCCAAGGCAAAGGAACTAATTGAAAAGTATAAATCAAAAAATAATGATCATATTTTTCCAACTCCTGTAAATCAAACGTTCAACCACTGGATAAAGGAAGTAGCTAAAATAGCTGGTCTTACTGAAACAGTAGAAAAGGTTCGTTTTATAGGTGCTAAAAGGAGAGTGGAGCTAAAGCCAAGACATGACATGATAACAGCACATACGGCAAGAAAAACATTTGTTACCCTGTCATTAGAGCTAGGAATGAAAGCAGAGGAAGTAATGCCGGTAACTGGGCATCGAAGCTATAAAAGCTTTCAGAGATATGTAAAAGTAACAGAAAAAAGAGCAAAAGAAGCATTATTAAGCGCATGGGAGAAATAA
- a CDS encoding helix-turn-helix transcriptional regulator, which yields MELRIKEVAKHKGYKMKELSEKLNVSQMALSFWQTGKREAGYKTLKSIADVLNCEVIELLPVGDGYSHFYDDKTGEWLGVRKK from the coding sequence ATGGAACTACGTATTAAGGAAGTGGCTAAGCACAAAGGCTATAAAATGAAGGAACTTAGCGAAAAATTGAATGTATCACAGATGGCTTTATCCTTTTGGCAAACAGGTAAAAGAGAGGCTGGTTATAAGACTTTGAAATCAATTGCAGATGTCCTTAACTGCGAAGTAATTGAGTTGTTGCCAGTCGGAGATGGCTATTCACACTTTTATGATGATAAAACTGGGGAATGGTTAGGTGTTAGAAAAAAATAG
- a CDS encoding DNA-packaging protein, which translates to MCAAPIGNQFWKLRSKHGRDKIFTSPDLLWEAACEYFEWCDENPFLEDTIQKVKVNGEGEFIKHENLTKMRAYTWDGLELFLDIDSLRHYKNNEVYKDFFQVITRIEKIIYNQKFTGAAAGFLNPNIIARDLGLVDKKESKVMVEQPLFGDEDERDNTEEGA; encoded by the coding sequence ATGTGTGCAGCACCAATAGGTAATCAGTTTTGGAAATTAAGATCAAAGCATGGGAGGGATAAGATTTTTACTTCTCCTGATTTGTTATGGGAAGCAGCATGTGAATACTTTGAATGGTGTGATGAAAATCCGTTTCTAGAGGATACAATACAAAAAGTTAAAGTAAACGGTGAAGGAGAATTTATAAAGCATGAAAACCTTACAAAAATGAGGGCGTATACTTGGGATGGTTTGGAATTATTTTTAGATATCGATTCATTGAGACATTACAAAAACAATGAAGTTTATAAAGATTTTTTCCAAGTCATTACACGAATAGAGAAAATTATCTATAATCAGAAATTTACAGGGGCAGCTGCTGGATTTTTAAATCCTAATATTATTGCCAGGGATTTAGGGTTGGTTGACAAGAAAGAAAGTAAAGTTATGGTTGAGCAGCCATTATTTGGAGACGAAGATGAGCGGGATAATACTGAAGAAGGAGCATAA
- a CDS encoding terminase large subunit: protein MSGIILKKEHNGFVYTSAIKKLRRLRKRVKVIPGGTSGGKTYGILPILIDQAAKTPNLEISVVSESIPHLRKGALKDFLKIMKATGRYIDANWNRTLLTYYFSNGSYIEFFSADQEDKVRGPRRHVLYINECNNISFETYHQLAIRTSVDIWLDFNPSNEFWVYTELQDDEDVEWLTLTYKDNEGLPASIVKEIEKAKYKAFYDPFISDPFVELNIKNKFWANWWKVYGLGLLGSLEGVIFSNWSIIKGIPSEARLIGRGLDFGYTNDPTAITEIYEWNGKRILHEVCYSTGMLNNAIADVLKGTGVMTYADSADPKSIDELKDIYKCNIKGASKGADSIVYGIQIMQKHEYLVTDQSTNLIKELRSYCWDTDKTGKKLNKPIDAFNHLIDGIRYHEMETLGKGEKEMSFGW, encoded by the coding sequence ATGAGCGGGATAATACTGAAGAAGGAGCATAACGGCTTTGTCTACACTAGTGCTATTAAAAAGCTTAGGAGGCTGAGGAAGCGAGTAAAGGTGATTCCTGGTGGGACATCTGGTGGTAAAACATACGGCATACTACCTATCCTAATAGATCAAGCAGCTAAGACCCCAAACCTTGAAATATCAGTGGTAAGTGAAAGTATCCCTCACTTACGTAAAGGAGCCTTAAAAGACTTCTTAAAAATAATGAAAGCAACGGGGAGGTATATCGATGCGAATTGGAACCGAACCCTTTTAACATATTACTTTTCTAATGGGTCTTACATTGAATTTTTTAGTGCTGACCAAGAAGATAAAGTTAGGGGCCCGAGGCGACACGTTCTTTATATTAATGAGTGTAACAACATAAGCTTTGAAACATATCACCAATTAGCGATACGCACCTCTGTTGATATCTGGCTGGACTTTAATCCATCTAATGAATTTTGGGTTTATACTGAGCTTCAGGATGACGAAGATGTAGAGTGGCTTACTTTAACTTACAAGGATAATGAAGGTTTGCCTGCTAGTATAGTCAAGGAAATAGAGAAAGCTAAGTATAAGGCTTTTTATGACCCGTTTATTTCTGATCCTTTCGTTGAGTTAAATATCAAAAATAAGTTCTGGGCTAATTGGTGGAAGGTTTATGGGTTAGGATTATTAGGCAGTCTTGAGGGTGTTATATTTTCAAATTGGTCAATAATAAAAGGTATCCCCTCTGAGGCTAGATTAATTGGGCGTGGTTTAGACTTTGGATACACAAATGATCCAACAGCGATAACGGAAATTTATGAATGGAATGGTAAAAGAATACTTCATGAGGTATGTTACTCAACCGGAATGCTAAACAACGCTATCGCTGATGTACTCAAAGGAACAGGTGTTATGACATATGCAGATAGTGCTGATCCTAAAAGTATAGATGAGCTTAAGGACATTTATAAATGTAATATCAAAGGTGCGTCAAAGGGAGCAGATAGTATAGTTTATGGTATTCAGATTATGCAAAAACATGAATATTTAGTTACTGACCAAAGTACTAATCTGATTAAAGAGTTACGTAGCTATTGTTGGGATACTGATAAAACTGGAAAGAAATTAAATAAACCAATAGATGCATTCAATCACTTAATTGATGGCATAAGATATCACGAAATGGAAACATTAGGTAAGGGTGAGAAAGAAATGTCTTTTGGATGGTAA
- a CDS encoding phage portal protein, translating to MGLKQFAAKTLFGGYINQTVNQQVAESLSGLVNANLYHLIGKDQPILTHDNTDYVREGGLSVGAVYECVDLIMKKVVACPPVVYEVKDSTKLKMYDNMMKSNNIVDRAKSKSIKAEAIEEVHVPKISGLLSNPNDKQTWDEFVGLITLLYLYDGNALVYGNAGDKRSKKWSEIWALPFNSKQFGIRSGGIFDPIKSYYVQPNGGDILLDFPAAQIEHIKTINPTWDSSGSWIYGVSPLRAYLGNLLRAKLGDNAANKMLNNEGAFGVLSPKAKEDQFDAAQKKALHERLTDAQKSKDPMARIFPTSIPLEWLQIGLPATDLQLLDMLKLNREDFYRAYHVPLAFASTDANTYNNISSANKQFIYNGVAPITETISKALTKFICGPYKDTDNKTYIIRLDYMSLPELSEDLKEMVEALDKMDYITDNEKREVVGWGKQKDPAYDVAYKNKNKAPMSQIYEGATIQDRPTNNENKNG from the coding sequence ATGGGACTAAAACAATTTGCAGCAAAAACCCTTTTCGGAGGATACATAAATCAGACTGTTAACCAGCAGGTGGCAGAAAGCTTATCAGGATTGGTTAATGCCAACCTTTATCATCTAATTGGTAAGGATCAGCCTATTTTAACACATGACAATACAGATTATGTTAGGGAAGGGGGATTGTCAGTAGGTGCTGTCTATGAGTGTGTAGACTTAATAATGAAGAAAGTAGTAGCATGCCCTCCTGTAGTTTATGAGGTTAAAGACTCGACCAAGTTGAAAATGTACGACAACATGATGAAGTCCAATAACATAGTTGATAGGGCAAAATCTAAATCAATTAAGGCTGAAGCTATTGAAGAAGTACATGTACCTAAAATTAGCGGTTTGTTGTCAAATCCGAACGATAAACAAACATGGGATGAATTCGTAGGTCTTATAACTCTTCTTTATCTATATGATGGTAATGCACTTGTTTATGGTAATGCTGGAGATAAAAGAAGTAAGAAATGGAGTGAGATCTGGGCACTTCCATTTAATAGCAAACAATTTGGTATTCGATCTGGTGGCATATTCGATCCAATAAAATCATATTATGTGCAACCTAACGGAGGAGATATTTTGTTAGATTTCCCAGCAGCACAAATAGAGCATATTAAAACTATTAATCCTACCTGGGATAGTTCCGGATCATGGATATATGGGGTATCACCATTAAGAGCTTATTTAGGCAATTTATTAAGAGCTAAGTTAGGTGATAATGCAGCGAACAAGATGCTTAACAATGAAGGGGCTTTTGGTGTATTGTCTCCTAAGGCGAAAGAAGATCAGTTTGATGCTGCGCAAAAGAAAGCATTACATGAAAGGTTGACAGATGCCCAAAAGTCAAAAGATCCTATGGCGAGGATATTTCCAACATCAATACCTTTAGAGTGGTTACAGATTGGATTGCCTGCTACTGATTTACAACTATTGGATATGCTAAAGCTTAATAGAGAAGATTTTTACAGAGCCTACCATGTGCCATTAGCATTCGCTTCAACAGATGCAAATACCTATAATAATATCTCATCAGCCAACAAGCAGTTTATATATAATGGCGTGGCTCCTATTACAGAGACCATCTCCAAAGCGTTGACAAAGTTTATTTGTGGTCCTTACAAGGATACAGATAATAAGACCTATATAATACGTCTTGACTACATGTCACTTCCTGAACTATCTGAAGACCTTAAAGAAATGGTAGAAGCTTTGGATAAAATGGACTACATAACCGATAATGAGAAAAGAGAGGTGGTAGGATGGGGTAAGCAAAAAGATCCCGCTTATGATGTTGCATATAAGAATAAGAACAAAGCACCAATGAGCCAAATTTATGAAGGAGCTACTATTCAGGACCGGCCGACCAACAACGAAAATAAAAACGGGTAA
- a CDS encoding glycosyltransferase family 2 protein — MSNIKLSILIPSVHTRRNTFLLKIQDEIFSQYDKLDAFQQSQIEIIMLLDNKRMMLGDKRNLMVEMAQGEYIQFIDDDDRIEPTFLLDLLEATRSGADVITFNVSVSLNGSTPKIAYYSIEYKNDYNTTDAYYRIPNHICCVKKSVSLKSSFPSLKYAEDQAYAKLLLPHLNTEHRIDKVMYHYDYDDNVTETQFQNMPDNIRKRRQDNPIVDVVILSKASNTKLHQMTQTTIDTCLAGANQLPVNIIVIEQQPNIQYKNAKTIYHNADFNYNSFANLGARHGNAPWIMIANSDLIFHHGWLHELLSAGNEVVSPHERNDPRQKDIIENTLGTTNGKHFSGWCFMIKRILWESIGGFDDCVNFWFSDDVTIEQVVSVGVTPMIVKKSLVDHLGSTTLKTLSQEDQCEYCWGQVHIFNSKYGKNKFEDNKYYQEWKHRTGKLELQ, encoded by the coding sequence ATGAGTAACATAAAACTTTCAATACTTATACCCAGCGTCCATACAAGGCGAAATACATTTCTTCTTAAGATACAGGATGAAATTTTTAGTCAATATGACAAACTTGACGCATTCCAGCAGTCGCAAATAGAGATAATAATGTTATTAGATAATAAACGAATGATGCTTGGCGACAAACGTAACCTTATGGTTGAAATGGCCCAAGGAGAATACATTCAGTTTATTGATGACGATGATAGAATTGAACCAACATTTTTATTGGATCTTTTAGAGGCTACAAGGTCAGGGGCAGATGTCATTACATTCAATGTCTCCGTTTCTTTAAATGGATCTACACCAAAAATAGCATACTATAGCATAGAATATAAGAACGATTACAATACAACTGACGCATATTATAGGATACCAAATCATATTTGCTGTGTTAAAAAGTCTGTATCATTGAAAAGCAGTTTCCCTTCATTAAAATATGCAGAGGACCAAGCTTATGCTAAGTTGCTGCTCCCTCATTTGAATACTGAACATAGGATTGACAAAGTGATGTATCATTACGATTATGATGATAATGTAACTGAAACTCAATTTCAAAACATGCCTGATAATATTAGAAAGAGGCGCCAAGACAATCCAATAGTAGATGTGGTAATTCTATCTAAGGCATCTAATACTAAACTGCATCAAATGACTCAGACTACTATAGATACATGTCTAGCAGGTGCCAATCAATTACCGGTAAATATTATTGTAATAGAGCAACAGCCAAATATTCAGTATAAAAATGCTAAAACCATTTATCATAATGCTGACTTCAATTATAATTCATTTGCTAATCTAGGGGCACGTCATGGCAACGCTCCATGGATAATGATAGCAAACTCCGACCTTATATTTCATCATGGGTGGTTACATGAACTTTTATCTGCTGGTAATGAAGTTGTATCGCCTCATGAAAGGAATGATCCTAGACAAAAGGATATCATAGAAAATACATTGGGCACCACAAATGGCAAACACTTTTCCGGATGGTGTTTTATGATCAAAAGAATTCTTTGGGAAAGTATAGGGGGATTTGATGATTGTGTTAATTTTTGGTTCTCAGACGATGTTACAATAGAGCAAGTGGTATCTGTTGGTGTCACACCTATGATTGTTAAAAAGTCACTAGTTGACCATTTGGGTAGCACTACACTTAAAACACTATCACAAGAAGATCAATGTGAATACTGTTGGGGCCAGGTCCATATATTCAATTCAAAATATGGTAAAAATAAGTTTGAGGACAATAAATATTATCAAGAATGGAAGCACCGAACAGGAAAGTTGGAATTGCAATAA
- a CDS encoding galactosyltransferase-related protein, with amino-acid sequence MEAPNRKVGIAISTRNRREIALKTVSQWHRFAPSNSIIVVVDDASDYPYPGATLRFETQQGIAKTKNACIYLLLNAGCTDIFLSDDDTYPINHLGIKQYLNSGFNHMCMSFDHNASGKRISNDVFIDWKQHNWWSFNSPCGCLLYFKSKVFDHTIGYDETFNIWGMEHKDLSLRIHKEGLTPLPYLDIPNSTDHFYSHDYHLTVNSSVSESIRLEEIRRNMEYFNSKHG; translated from the coding sequence ATGGAAGCACCGAACAGGAAAGTTGGAATTGCAATAAGCACTAGGAACAGGCGAGAAATCGCTTTAAAAACTGTTTCACAATGGCATAGGTTTGCTCCATCAAATAGCATTATTGTGGTAGTTGATGATGCTAGTGATTATCCATATCCAGGTGCAACTTTGAGATTTGAGACTCAACAAGGTATTGCCAAGACAAAGAATGCCTGCATCTACCTATTGTTGAATGCAGGATGCACGGATATATTCTTGTCGGATGATGATACATATCCTATTAATCACTTAGGCATCAAACAATATTTAAATAGTGGTTTTAATCATATGTGCATGAGTTTTGATCACAATGCCAGTGGTAAACGAATAAGTAACGATGTATTTATAGATTGGAAACAACATAATTGGTGGTCATTTAATAGTCCATGTGGATGCTTACTATACTTCAAAAGTAAAGTATTTGATCACACCATTGGATATGATGAAACATTTAATATATGGGGAATGGAGCACAAAGATTTATCTCTTAGAATACATAAGGAGGGTTTAACACCATTACCTTACTTGGATATCCCAAATAGTACTGATCATTTCTATTCACATGATTACCATCTAACAGTAAATAGTAGTGTGTCAGAAAGCATAAGATTGGAAGAAATT